The following proteins are co-located in the Vigna unguiculata cultivar IT97K-499-35 chromosome 9, ASM411807v1, whole genome shotgun sequence genome:
- the LOC114163637 gene encoding uncharacterized protein LOC114163637 — protein MPEIDDSSRDSESETAGDEENNDERTGCGPFQTFVMPKRRNMKFLKNDSKRVRVGCLGAQNKCQWSAYCSYVRSRKIWQLRKLLDVHPCSREFKINIIKAKWLSETLDQTLIENPKLKINDVRQRALRKWNTHVSISTARKARAMAADIVDGSFKEQYKRIYDYAHELLKCNPGSTIKIKVENDNDEAIFQRFYSCLKACKDSFVFCRPIIGLDGCFLKGKYGGELLSVVGRDANDQLLPLATMTFMSDQQKGLVLAIQDLLPTAEHRFCMRHLYANFRKRFSGQKLKILMWKAARSTHPTVWERVMLTIKELNIDAYRYLIVIPSRFWSKSRFSGRAICDTIVNNMSEAFNSVLVDARGKPIITMLEEIRVYLMESWSGEKIFEVRHISMVGDKYIVNVDAQHCSCRKWLLTVIPCCHAIAVMNFINVNAEDFIPICFRRSTYEEIYQSIICPVNGEVLWERTPYPDVHPPHKRILPGRPKKKRSFTSAKH, from the exons ATGCCTGAAATTGATGATTCTAGCAGag ATAGCGAGAGTGAAACAGCTGGGGATGAAGAAAACAATGATGAAAGGACAGGATGTGGTCCATTCCAGACATTTGTAATGCCAAAAA GGAGAAATATGAAATTCTTGAAAAATGATAGTAAGCGAGTTAGGGTTGGTTGTTTGGGTGCACAAAATAAATGTCAATGGTCTGCATATTGTTCCTATGTTCGTAGCCGTAAGATTTGGCAATTGAGGAAACTACTTGATGTTCATCCTTGTAGCAGGGAGTTCAAGATTAATATCATTAAAGCAAAGTGGCTTAGTGAAACCTTGGACCAAACTCTAATAGAGAATCCAAAGCTAAAGATAAATGACGTAAGACAAAGGGCTTTAAGAAAATGGAATACACATGTGTCAATATCAACAGCTCGTAAAGCAAGGGCAATGGCTGCAGATATAGTAGATGGGTCATTTAAAGAgcaatataaaagaatttacgACTATGCACATGAATTACTAAAATGTAATCCTGGATCAACTATAAAAATCAAAGTGGAAAATGATAATGATGAAGCAATTTTTCAGAGGTTTTACTCCTGTTTAAAAGCATGTAAAGATTCCTTTGTCTTCTGTAGACCCATCATAGGTTTGGATGGttgttttttaaaaggaaaatacggAGGTGAGTTGTTGAGTGTTGTGGGTAGAGATGCTAATGATCAGTTACTGCCCTTAGC GACAATGACCTTTATGTCTGACCAACAAAAA GGATTAGTGCTTGCCATTCAGGACCTATTACCCACTGCTGAGCACAGGTTTTGCATGAGGCATCTGTATGCAAATTTCAGAAAAAGATTCTCTGgccaaaaattaaagatactcATGTGGAAGGCTGCTAGGAGCACACACCCAACAGTTTGGGAAAGAGTGATGTTAACaattaaagagttaaatattgATGCTTACAGATACCTTATTGTTATACCTTCAAG GTTCTGGTCCAAGTCTAGATTTAGTGGTCGAGCCATATGCGACACAATTGTCAACAATATGAGTGAAGCTTTTAATAGTGTCTTAGTGGATGCAAGAGGCAAACCCATAATCACCATGCTCGAGGAAATCAGAGTTTATTTAATGGAAAG CTGGTCAGGAGAAAAGATATTTGAAGTGAGACACATATCCATGGTTGGAGATAAGTACATAGTGAATGTGGATGCTCAACATTGCAGCTGTAGGAAATGGCTTCTGACTGTTATCCCTTGCTGCCATGCTATTGCAGTAATGAATTTCATCAATGTCAATGCTGAGGACTTCATACCAATCTGTTTCAGGAGATCCACCTATGAAGAAATATATCAATCCATCATATGTCCAGTCAATGGTGAAGTTTTATGGGAAAGAACTCCCTACCCTGACGTCCATCCACCACATAAGAGAATCTTACCAGGAAgacccaagaaaaaaagaag TTTCACTTCtgccaaacattga
- the LOC114162105 gene encoding two-component response regulator ARR17-like has protein sequence MAAPSSSNWVMETAHDVPHVLAVDDNLIDRKLVEKLLRNSSCKVTTAENGPRALELLGLTSGGQNSMNGRSKVNLVITDYCMPGMTGYELLKKIKESSVMKEVPVVIMSSENIPTRINKCLEEGAQMFILKPLKQSDVKKLTCQLMN, from the exons ATGGCTGCACCTTCTTCTTCAAATTGGGTCATGGAAACCGCTCATGATGTTCCTCATGTTCTGGCCGTCGACGACAACCTCATTGATCGAAAACTCGTTGAGAAACTCCTCAGGAATTCTTCTTGCAAAG TTACAACTGCAGAAAATGGACCAAGGGCATTGGAGTTATTGGGCTTGACAAGTGGTGGACAGAACAGCATGAACGGT AGATCCAAAGTAAATTTGGTAATCACAGACTATTGCATGCCAGGAATGACAGGCTATGAGCTACTCAAGAAAATTAAG GAATCATCTGTAATGAAGGAAGTCCCTGTAGTGATAATGTCTTCTGAGAACATACCCACACGGATTAACAA GTGTCTGGAAGAAGGAGCTCAGATGTTCATCTTAAAGCCCCTCAAACAATCTGATGTAAAGAAACTGACATGTCAGTTAATGAATTGA